AATCCACTTAACAATAAGAAAAACAACAAATGCCATTATAATAAAATTCAGAATATTAGAAAGAAACAATCCATATTTTATTACAGCAGCACCTTCATCCTCCGCTACCTTTAATGAGGCATAGTGCTTTCCGTCCAGGGCAAAGAACCAGTCACTAAAATTAATATTCTTGGTAAATACACCAAGCAGTGGCATAACAATATCATTAACCAAGGAGTTTACTATGGAGTTAAAAGCGCCACCAACAATTATACCCACTGCCAAGTCAATCATATTACCTCGAAGGGCAAATTTCTTGAATTCTTTCAGCATACTAATACCCTCTTTCATATTTTTTTGGATTGCTTCTTCTTGTTTCTTAAGCTTTTTTTCTATCTTTTTACTATTATGTAACTTCATATCTAAAACCATTCCTTTGAAAATATAATAAATTAATTACAAACTTTATTATTCCAAAACCTCAAATATCCTCTGCTTTCATATTCACTTAGTTCTCCGTTTAGGCTATAAAATCTCTCCAATATTTCCTTAGCCTGCTGCCCATCTCTGTACAATATATCACAAAGATATAAGCAGTATAAGCCAAAGGGGCTTTCCTTTGCTGTAGCCATATGAAGTAGATACTCCATGCCTTCCTCATTATCATCAAGGATGCCCCTTTCCCCTTGAACTAGGGCAAACAAACCATGTATATCATGGTTTAATATTGCCTCCTTACAATGATAATAAGCCTGTTCCA
This genomic interval from Herbinix luporum contains the following:
- the mscL gene encoding large conductance mechanosensitive channel protein MscL; the encoded protein is MKLHNSKKIEKKLKKQEEAIQKNMKEGISMLKEFKKFALRGNMIDLAVGIIVGGAFNSIVNSLVNDIVMPLLGVFTKNINFSDWFFALDGKHYASLKVAEDEGAAVIKYGLFLSNILNFIIMAFVVFLIVKWINKLKRPTEQATPTTKKCKYCYSDINIKATKCPHCTADQDS